The Aricia agestis chromosome 8, ilAriAges1.1, whole genome shotgun sequence genomic sequence tatgttttattttttttttgtatattttagccagttttgttttctgggtgtttgaacacagaggaaaatctggccatttttttgggtttatgacgttcttatcttttttattaataaaattatgaaaaaaaagaaaaacatagggacatgcaaaaaaatcataactctaccggcattaaccagggaggaaacaggggacagcgtttgtatggaaaaacggcggtgtggaatcctcttaagtggtcagagtattataatagtaagcaatgtattttaaaacgaTGTAGTGATAAAATAATACACCTACCTATGTGTCCTATTTTATAACTAGCTAAAGGCTTTGAGGGCTCGAGTCGTCACACCTTAACTGACTGATGATAGAAGGTCACCGTGGGATATGCGCTTCGCTCGCCCTAATTATTAATCGTGGCATAATCAGGATTCAGGAGAACAGACGTCCAAATAGGtactataatttttattcattaatttcGAATGTGTCATAGGTACCTACTGTGCTAAAAACTAGCCATCAGAGAATCAATCAATATCAGAAAATATCAATTAAAGAATCTTGTGTATGTGATCACATAAACACTGCTGACAACTCAACTGTGGCTTCTCGGAAATTGAAGAGTTCAGGGCTGTCACCGTCAACAATTATCATTCATCAGCATCATCTAGGGTTGTAAAATTCATGACAATATGGGCTACTAGatgaaatttgtttatcgcgcgggaaccgtacattttcccaggttaaaaataatcctatgtccttccccgggactcaaagcatctccataccaaatttcagcagtttgggcgtgaagaggtgacagacagacacactttcgcatttataatattatttgtatggatTGGAGACATTGATTGATAGCAGATTGAGAACTACGTAATGCGGTCGGGGTGTCAGGTCTAACTCACAGATCGCGACTAAAATTGACTTGATATTACCCGACTAAATagcgtaggtccgccatcttcctatgaatcaatttatctgataATATAAGGTTATAATTCTATggataatatgatattatatgagACTACTTCAAAATCTACTAATTACTCTGAATACTACTCCTAAACTTAACTCAAAATTATGTATTCGTCTGATTCGTAAACGGAACGCCAAAAAAACACCAGAGGAGTTCCAAGTGCTTCGTCGGTGCAGCTAATTATAAGGTAACATAATAAGTATTGTAACTTTGTACTTTGAATTATCTAtctaaaaagattttttttactgttgttgaatttttttgtaatttttaccaTCACGGCGAAATCACAAAAATGACGTCATAATTTATAACGCTGAATATTCTACATATTATGCAGCACATCCTAATCGTAACTGACCTACCTTCACACAGTGATCAAtctaatgtttatttataagtagTGTAAAGGGCACGTTGTTACATACTTTTGTAAAgtcacttattagttattaccatgttattcatacaaaagtccAAAGGATTGATAGTTTGATACACATCCTCATTCCTTATATTTTGTTATCTACTTCGcaaaaaaatatcatacaagTAGAAAATAGAGGTATTTGCCTAATTCTCATACACAAAAAatttatatgtgccaaataaaatCATAGAAAGCATTAaacatgtaaataatgtaagaTTTACTTCATAACTTCTACAAAAAGGACTCCAATGTCAAGACGGACATTAACCCAACTTATAAATAGTAGCAGCAACCCTCGTATCCGTATATCTATGATAGTGTGCGCTGTGCTCAATGTTCCATACCAGTGCCTCATCACCACTCGAGCTAGATACCCGATTGAGTTATCATTTTAACCGTTTGTTTCATGTATTTGTTACTAGCGTCAGTATTTATAAAGCAATTGATGGAAAGtgaactgaaaagtataatgttTAAGGACATGTTTCGGAAATAGTGAATTTGTGACAGTGACAACAgtgtaaaaatacttttaaactatttattctacgaataataaaaactaaggaagactAACTCCGttaaaaaaacatgctccaaaatacttgtcaaaaaagtgtatcttaggtacacatttcaatacatttgcaatatttaggtgacctcgAGCGGTACTAGGcagacgttacatgacagttcgaaaggaaccaaatttaaaacggtaatagtatgggagttacgtttccttagtttttattatttgtagtattTAATACTGATTTGTTGATGTAATAATACAATTAGAACAAAGAATCACATAGGTATAATTTAAGCATTTATAAAGGTTGTCGAATAGGAATTAGTCTTTCAGTTGGCATGAGCTTAACAATACAATCAGTGCAGTAGTCTGTACCAGCATTGTCTGTCCATCGGGCCCCCAAAAATCCTATCTTTTGACACCCAACACACATGGTCTTCGACTGGTACACTGGACATTGCTCATCCAGCATACGCTGCTCCTTTGCTGCTTTGAGCATTTCTATAACATCCTTGCTTTCAATCTTGGTATCCAAACATGAACTACTTTGGGGTTCGCTGTCATAGGGATCTTCCATTTTAACTGGCACGTGAAGTTGAGGAAAGAAAGTAGATTTTTTGTAAAACATTGATTTACTCCTGTCTCGCGCTACATTTTTAGGCGCTCTGCCAGGAATCGGCATGCCAGCTTTAGCAAGTTTTGCAAAATATTTCTGGATTCTGCTCGCTACTTGCATTGGAGTTCGAGTTCCGAGAGCTTCAGAAATTTTTTTATACCTTCTCAACTCGACGGGTTCCTCTGGGTACATTTCTAACAATTCCTCCAGCCTTTTCTGTTCCTCACAGGACCACAATTGGTTAAACGTATCAGGTTTACTATTATTAAAGATCCGGCCTCTAACTTTAATGCTATAGTCAAATTCTTCTTTTGTCAATTTAGTGTCCAATGAATTATTTTTGCTCGGTGAAGTATCAATATTGTATTTACTCCATTCTATTTTAGGTAAATCGTCGACATCTTGGCGCGGCGGAAAATTAACATTTCCACTCTTTAAACTGTCTACAAACCCTAGAGGATCTTCTAAAGCTTTGCTCTCGGCATGGGAAATTTCTTCAATGTCTTTCAGGGCCTGCATTTTTTGTGCCTCAAGCTTCacgatatattttaataaatcacAGTAATCTGTGTTACTTCTTAGTGCTAGGGGATCAGTTTCGAAAGCGAATTCTCCGTCCGCCTCGGGAATGGGAGACTCGGGGTTATCCATTATTACCTACAGAAAAATAGAGAATAATTAAGGAAACGCCAAAATGCTATCGAGTGTAAAATTACCCGAGAGTCCAAAGAGATTAGGCGTAAAGATTAAGAATAAGTTCCACATTGTACACAACAAGAAATACAAACCTGAATATAGAAGCAGTTCACTGGAGGGAGGGAATAATAATCGGTAAGTAGGATTTATTGTTTCAAAAACTGTTCATAACGTTAGGTTAATGttctcattatattataatcaattaaaaagcaaaaaaactCTGTAGGTACCTCTGTAGttttgttttgacttttgtgtGAAAATTTTGACACTAAATTCGACGAACACCTCTTTTTGACACTGACATTACGCAATGTTGCTAGTTTTTAaatcacaatcaatcttttaacACAGTTTTAATTGTattgattataatatgtaataaaatatgtctgcaaataaatgatggGTAATTTGAATTCTGCAGTCTCATATTGTTAAGTTGCTAGAAATTGAAGCCTTAAAAATTATGCTACTTAAAATAGCGCCATCTATCAACTATGCATGATACTAGTTGAACATGAAGACAGCGACATCGACAGAAATTGTGTACTAGTTGTTCTTAAAAGCTACAATAGATGGCATTAATAGTGCAATGTGCGGCTAAGGGGAGACTGATTGAAAGAGAGTTGTCTCTgcgaaatatgtttaataactGACTTAAGAACTAATTACATTATCTTATATAGCTAATAGCAGGGAGGTGAGCCGCACACTACACCTCCcccgtttttttgaaaaaaaaaaaaaaaaaacaactttttttttactaaatactacTCTATTACACTTTTAACTctgttatttattactattatttactctactattatataatacgaaccatttcataacaataaggtataaatatcaaaaactttaactttgtattttttttcttatctctAACTTTTCTTaatctaaattattacaataaatacaaatctgtatactctatattatatctgtttatttgaagaaaatatttttaataaaaaaaattacatacattttttttttacttcagaGAGGGGTGGTTGACGatgtacttaatttttaacaaaaatttaaaaataatacttttctcATGGTTactttgcttttttttatgctttttaaaatgtaaattctaAACCTCTTTGGctcaatattttatgaaactcTATAAAACCTCTTTCGGTAACACaccaaattcttttttttttatcattcaaaaattcattttcttaatatttcACCTTATTACTAACtttatattcataattattcatttattaaCTCATTCATATTTTACTAACCCCCTTGATTAATGGACTGGCCAGTcacttacattttaaattgtcaTGTCATATTTAGGTACCTATTCCTTTAATTCTTACTTAACtctttttgtcattttattatgCATGCATGcctattcatttatttatattacttttataacaatattactggtacattatatttaataatatttttatttataatcaactcttttatttatttaaatggtacatattttttttttaatatactttatgTGCGCACTTTTATTTGgtacaatacattttatttacaccATTAAACGGGACCTTTTTTAAGATTAaccaccaaaaaaaaaaaaatgtctccaACCATTTTACTTAAATGAAGGATTGTTCCCGTCGAGCATGCTCTAAGTACCTTTTATTTTTGTACCATTTTgtaccataatatttaataccaagGTTCTTTTAAGGCTACTTATGACCTCCAACTATTCTCACAGAGAAAACTCGTTTACACCATGATCGAATGAAGGATTCCcttgcgtattttttttatgctcTCGGCATTTTTTTTCGCAATATTATACGTAGCATTTTAGCTAGTATTTTGTACCTAATGCTCTATGGCATTTTTAAACCTATTCTATACCTATCAAAAATACCCATTCCATAATTTTATgcaatcaatatttaaaatatccaTAACCATTGGGTGATCAGGCCAACAGCTACTAAACATTTTAAACACTGATGCAACCCTATCGACCTAAAAACAATCCTTTTCAATCAAATACCTGCTAAAACACTAAAACCTTTATTCCTAACTTCAAAATAACCATTTCTATACCTAAATAATAGCTTTCAGCTATTTTGCAACCCAAATATCACATTCCTAATCCTTTCTCACTATAATATTACGACATATCTCGTATgaacgtaaatatttttaagtaaatccGTGTAAGTCATATCCAGTGTAATTTCTTAGAAAATGTAGCTAATCAACTTACTAAAGTAGCTAAAAAGAATTTAATACATTCCCAAGAATTATTTCTCATTTTCTCTATCTCTTAACTTCACATATGAAATAGTATATATCTATCAATATGtttcctaattattattttttttgttttcttactctattttttctaaaatattttacattaagaTATACAAAGTAACCATGGAACcaattcaaaataattttaataataatttatttctcacTTCTTAAATCTTACTGAATTTAATTGTGTTGGAATACAAAGCAATATAACATTCTATTtaaatcataacataataatctctatcacttaatttattttacgcgcattaattatttatactattataCCTACCTTTTATCTTTCTTTTTACAAATGCCTCTTTtgtctttaaataaaatatttacttaattattattattttttctttaattacaaaattattcatTAACTTCTAAGTTCGAATTAAATTGAATTGATATAGGTACATAGcaacattacttttttattaatcactttattaaattatcacctttttataattttttattaacgtTAATTAAATgcatctattattattatagctattTCAAAAAGTACCTTAATATAtcctttacattttaaaatattatattaattattctttaaattagtattttttacGTGAAAATAATATGTTCTTGTGCTTTTTCAGTTCCTTAATGTGAAATAACAACTGAAAATAAGCAGTGTGTGATTTACCTATCTACTTCTactattgaaaataaattttaaaaatgaactcatattttttatttaatttggaaaaagaaagtatttaaaaagactttatattcaattattatatattgtataaaatttcaaaaataaagtttattaatacataatttacttaatttgaaaaaatctgactttttttaaaatactcaGTTACattagaaattttattaaatttgaaaaataattttaaactacttacctacttaatttgGAAATATGTTATCAACTACGTAAcgtatacttatatttattgtctgcgaccaaaaacaaaattcattttagaaaattaaatgttttatcttacagaaagttaattttattcttttaataattttaaaatatgatatgttatttaaaaacatacttgTGAAACTATTAGTTCtgaagatttaataaaattcatgcCCTGGAATGCATGCTAATTATGATGATTGTAAATTTAGCAACAAAGTACTGGAAATAAATTACTGGAATcatattcaaacataaatataGACTGCGCTTACATGACATAATATTTGGATACATAAACTCATTGCATCACGTTTCTTATGTTTACCTTTGTACCAAATATGATGCACGAAATGTTTTGATATTGTTATGCGATACCAAAATATGATGATCTCTTTTGGACCACCCATATTGTACACTATACTGTAAATGTAAAtagttaaatacatattattataacctaaATTTGGTTCctgtgataaaaaaaaataatctttgcagcttgcaaataaaaacaaaataaatttaacattttacataACTACTGACCTATTTGAATCTTTGACTACTTTAactaaaatttgaaaaataagaaattacGCACAAAAGACAAGATTGTTAActattgaataatttaaaaatgatttaaaataaagcTATTTTGGTtcaattaattacttatttaaaatgaaatattttgtgaaaagtTTAAATCGCTAAAATCTTTCATAAAAGAACCTGTTGCTACGAAATCTATACCTTTTTTTAAGGAATTTATGTTGATTAAAAccatttaaacaaaattatactTGGTTTGTACCAAGAA encodes the following:
- the LOC121729662 gene encoding ZZ-type zinc finger-containing protein 3, which codes for MDNPESPIPEADGEFAFETDPLALRSNTDYCDLLKYIVKLEAQKMQALKDIEEISHAESKALEDPLGFVDSLKSGNVNFPPRQDVDDLPKIEWSKYNIDTSPSKNNSLDTKLTKEEFDYSIKVRGRIFNNSKPDTFNQLWSCEEQKRLEELLEMYPEEPVELRRYKKISEALGTRTPMQVASRIQKYFAKLAKAGMPIPGRAPKNVARDRSKSMFYKKSTFFPQLHVPVKMEDPYDSEPQSSSCLDTKIESKDVIEMLKAAKEQRMLDEQCPVYQSKTMCVGCQKIGFLGARWTDNAGTDYCTDCIVKLMPTERLIPIRQPL